Proteins encoded within one genomic window of Bradyrhizobium sp. 186:
- the hflK gene encoding FtsH protease activity modulator HflK: MPWKNQGGGPWGSGPKGPWGSGPQPVGPRPPDLEDLLRRGQDRLQQIMPGGYFSGIGITLILLIIVALWLLSGFFRVQSEEQGVVLRFGKHVRTVDPGLNYHLPYPIETVLLPKALRVSTISIGMTLIDDPARRGRSIRDVPEESLMLTGDENIVDVDFTVLWRIKPNGVGNFLFNIQNPEGTVKAVAESAMREVIGRSNIQPILTGARTQTETTVQDLMQKTLDSYGAGIQIAQVQMQKVDPPAQVIDAFRDVQAARANLEQLQNEAQTYANKVVPEARGRAAQIMQAAEGYKEQAVAEAKGQSSRFLKVYEEYKKAPDVTRERIYLETMERVLGGSEKLIYDGSSSGQGVVPYLPLSELTPKRPSTTAGQQPSGGSR; the protein is encoded by the coding sequence ATGCCGTGGAAGAATCAGGGCGGTGGCCCGTGGGGCTCGGGTCCGAAAGGACCATGGGGCTCGGGGCCGCAACCGGTCGGGCCGAGGCCACCGGATCTGGAAGACCTTCTGCGGCGCGGTCAGGACCGCCTCCAGCAGATCATGCCGGGGGGCTATTTCTCCGGCATCGGCATCACGCTGATCCTGCTCATCATCGTCGCGCTCTGGCTGTTGTCGGGCTTCTTCCGGGTGCAGTCTGAGGAACAAGGCGTCGTGCTGCGCTTCGGCAAGCATGTGCGCACCGTGGACCCGGGCCTGAACTATCACCTGCCCTATCCGATCGAGACCGTGCTGCTACCGAAGGCGCTGCGCGTCTCCACCATTTCCATCGGAATGACGCTGATCGATGATCCGGCCCGGCGCGGCCGCTCCATCCGCGACGTGCCGGAAGAAAGCCTGATGCTGACCGGCGACGAGAACATCGTGGACGTCGACTTCACCGTGCTCTGGCGCATCAAGCCGAACGGCGTCGGCAACTTCCTGTTCAATATCCAGAACCCCGAAGGCACCGTGAAGGCAGTCGCCGAGAGCGCGATGCGCGAGGTGATTGGCCGCTCCAACATCCAGCCGATCCTGACCGGGGCGCGGACGCAGACTGAAACCACCGTGCAGGACTTGATGCAGAAGACGCTCGACAGCTACGGCGCCGGCATCCAGATCGCCCAGGTGCAGATGCAGAAGGTCGATCCGCCCGCACAGGTTATCGATGCGTTCCGCGACGTGCAGGCGGCCCGCGCCAACCTCGAGCAGTTGCAGAATGAAGCGCAGACCTACGCCAACAAGGTCGTGCCGGAAGCGCGCGGCCGCGCGGCGCAGATCATGCAGGCGGCGGAAGGCTACAAGGAGCAGGCGGTTGCCGAGGCCAAGGGCCAAAGCTCGCGCTTCCTGAAGGTGTACGAGGAATACAAGAAGGCGCCCGACGTGACGCGTGAACGGATTTATCTGGAGACCATGGAGCGCGTGCTCGGCGGCTCGGAAAAGCTGATCTATGACGGAAGCTCCTCGGGCCAGGGCGTCGTGCCCTACCTCCCGCTGAGCGAATTGACGCCCAAGCGTCCGTCGACCACGGCCGGCCAGCAGCCGAGCGGAGGCAGCCGATGA
- a CDS encoding thymidylate synthase, translating to MHQYQDLLERILSDGAEKTDRTGTGTLSVFGHQMRFNLSAGFPMLTTKRLPLKAIVHELLWFLKGDTNVKYLRDNGVTIWDEWADANGDLGPVYGHQWRSWPAPDGRSIDQIANVVDMIKRNPDSRRLIVSAWNPAEVDKMALPPCHCLFQFYVANGKLSCQLYQRSADVFLGVPFNIASYALLTLMVAQVTGLKPGDFVHSFGDTHLYSNHLEQARLQLTRAPRALPIMRINPDVKDIFSFRYEDFELVGYDPHPHIKAEVAV from the coding sequence ATGCACCAGTATCAGGACCTGCTCGAGCGGATTCTTTCAGACGGCGCCGAGAAGACCGATCGGACCGGCACCGGCACGCTGTCGGTATTCGGCCATCAGATGCGCTTCAACCTGTCCGCCGGCTTCCCGATGCTGACCACCAAGCGGTTGCCGCTGAAGGCGATCGTGCATGAGCTCCTGTGGTTCCTGAAGGGCGATACCAACGTCAAATATCTGCGCGATAACGGCGTCACCATCTGGGACGAGTGGGCGGACGCCAACGGCGATCTCGGCCCGGTGTACGGCCATCAATGGCGCTCCTGGCCCGCGCCCGACGGCCGCAGCATCGACCAGATCGCGAACGTCGTTGACATGATCAAGCGCAACCCGGACTCGCGCCGCCTGATCGTCTCGGCGTGGAACCCGGCCGAAGTGGACAAGATGGCACTGCCGCCGTGCCACTGCCTGTTCCAGTTCTACGTCGCGAACGGCAAGCTGTCGTGCCAGCTCTATCAGCGCTCGGCCGACGTGTTCCTCGGCGTGCCCTTCAACATCGCCTCCTACGCGCTGCTTACGCTGATGGTCGCGCAGGTCACTGGCCTGAAGCCCGGCGACTTCGTGCATTCGTTCGGCGACACCCATCTGTATTCCAATCATCTGGAGCAGGCGCGGCTCCAGCTCACGCGCGCGCCGCGCGCGCTGCCGATAATGAGGATCAATCCTGACGTGAAGGACATCTTCTCCTTCCGCTACGAGGACTTTGAGCTCGTCGGCTACGATCCGCATCCGCACATCAAGGCGGAAGTCGCGGTCTAG
- a CDS encoding GNAT family N-acetyltransferase codes for MSLNVRRARPGEAGLVLAFIRELAAYEKLSHEVEATEAMIADALFGGDPRLYCAIAEWNGEPVGFAVWFVNFSTFSGRHGLYLEDLYVRPSHRGRGLGKALLVHLAKECVENGWSRLQWAVLDWNAPSIAFYKSLGAVMMDDWTLCRVTGPALTRLAGNGA; via the coding sequence ATGTCGCTCAACGTCCGCCGCGCGCGCCCCGGCGAAGCCGGGCTCGTTCTCGCTTTCATCCGCGAGCTCGCCGCCTACGAAAAGCTCTCGCACGAGGTCGAGGCGACCGAGGCGATGATCGCCGATGCGCTGTTCGGCGGCGATCCGCGGCTTTATTGCGCGATCGCCGAGTGGAACGGCGAACCCGTCGGCTTCGCGGTCTGGTTCGTTAATTTTTCTACCTTCAGCGGCCGGCACGGCCTCTATCTCGAAGATTTGTATGTGCGGCCGTCGCATCGGGGCAGAGGCCTCGGCAAGGCGCTGCTCGTGCACCTTGCGAAGGAATGCGTCGAGAACGGCTGGTCGCGCCTGCAATGGGCGGTGCTCGACTGGAACGCGCCGTCGATCGCGTTCTACAAATCGCTCGGCGCCGTCATGATGGACGATTGGACGCTGTGCCGCGTCACCGGGCCTGCACTGACACGGCTTGCCGGGAACGGTGCCTGA
- a CDS encoding dihydrofolate reductase yields MEIVFVVAIAENGVIGAGGAIPWRLKSDMQRFKALTIGKPVIMGRKTFESLRRPLPGRTNIVVTRDAAYRAAGAVVTTSAEDAGAVARGDALRRSAAEIAVIGGAEIYRQWIDRADRLEITEVHTRPEGDTHFDIDKAQWQETSRVRHPAGPDDSADFSYVTYRRRPRH; encoded by the coding sequence ATGGAGATCGTCTTCGTCGTTGCCATCGCGGAGAACGGCGTCATCGGCGCCGGCGGCGCGATTCCGTGGCGATTGAAATCCGACATGCAACGCTTCAAGGCGCTCACGATCGGCAAGCCCGTGATCATGGGCCGCAAGACCTTTGAATCGCTGCGCCGTCCGCTTCCCGGCCGCACCAACATCGTCGTCACGCGCGATGCGGCTTATCGCGCCGCCGGTGCCGTCGTCACGACCTCGGCGGAGGATGCAGGCGCGGTTGCGCGCGGCGATGCCCTGCGGCGTTCGGCCGCCGAGATCGCGGTGATCGGCGGCGCCGAGATCTATCGCCAGTGGATCGATCGCGCCGATCGCCTCGAGATCACCGAAGTGCACACGCGGCCCGAAGGCGACACCCATTTCGACATCGATAAGGCGCAGTGGCAGGAAACCAGCCGCGTCCGCCATCCCGCCGGACCGGACGACAGCGCCGACTTCTCCTATGTGACATATCGTCGGCGGCCGCGCCATTAA